A stretch of the Lactuca sativa cultivar Salinas chromosome 9, Lsat_Salinas_v11, whole genome shotgun sequence genome encodes the following:
- the LOC111881237 gene encoding F-box/LRR-repeat protein 17 yields the protein MHGHQPHPVTPGGARYLSDDFFSKKGKRRGNYNCGRCGLPKKGHVCHLPPLSTTDSNSAAATPTDSATSSATPTIPASPPLSAVRPHQRQQRCSKLRRALSFDNIDVHDLPESDDEGGEECLSPDVELDVGSGKLPMNCLWEVLRRLPPPSLLSAAKVCKGWLDVSRRLWKAAEELRLKVPAKTQVGCVGSVLQKCPALVRLSLTMESDMDSTMLACIAFSCPNLESLEIFTCEGSFNRITGDDLGRFVADKRCLKSLKMEGCSNLASFVLCSTTLSTLWLSDLHSLSKMVFNVPNLNEISLDFSCQEKDTTDLTTMMDGLGRSCPKLQNIHIASLKLSHSVVLSLTAANLRCLRMLSLVLGSEITDASVVAISKSYSNLELLDLSGSSISDSGIGMICNVFPETLTRLLVALCPNITSSGIQFATAQLPLLELMDCGMTICDSESDTQHPNNDTNSKISPNSKLHLLYQKLFIKHARLKKLSLWGCSSLDSLYLSCPNLNDLNLNSCKNLNPEKLVLQCPKLESVHAIGCEDVLIEAVQTQVSSDSAPVEDRFSRKRMADGSKRVRIPFSFSQQLLDDEKISWKVRKRRCRVRVVVE from the exons ATGCACGGACACCAGCCCCATCCGGTCACTCCAGGCGGAGCCAGATATCTCTCCGATGATTTCTTTTCTAAAAAAGGAAAGCGACGCGGCAACTACAACTGTGGCCGATGTGGTCTTCCGAAGAAAGGCCACGTCTGTCACCTACCACCGCTATCAACCACCGATTCAAACTCAGCGGCTGCAACTCCGACCGATTCTGCAACCTCATCCGCCACCCCCACTATTCCGGCTTCACCTCCGCTATCTGCTGTTCGCCCGCATCAGCGCCAGCAGCGGTGCTCTAAGCTTCGACGAGCTTTGTCTTTTGACAATATCGATGTTCACGATTTACCGGAGTCGGACGACGAGGGAGGGGAGGAGTGCCTTTCACCGGATGTGGAGTTGGATGTCGGATCTGGTAAGTTGCCGATGAATTGCTTGTGGGAGGTGTTACGGAGGTTGCCGCCGCCGTCGTTGCTATCGGCGGCAAAAGTGTGTAAGGGATGGCTGGATGTTTCTAGACGGCTTTGGAAAGCTGCCGAAGAGCTTCGACTTAAAGTCCCCGCTAAGACTCAAGTTGGATGCGTGGGATCGGTTTTACAGAAATGTCCGGCTCTTGTTAGATTATCACTTACGATGGAAAG TGACATGGATTCAACTATGTTGGCCTGCATTGCCTTTTCCTGTCCGAATCTGGAATCTCTGGAGATCTTCACGTGTGAAGGCTCATTCAATCGCATTACTGG GGACGATTTGGGTCGTTTTGTTGCTGATAAGCGTTGTCTGAAAAGTCTTAAGATGGAAGGGTGTTCTAACCTCGCAAGCTTTGTTCTCTGCTCCACCACTCTCTCCACTCTTTGGCTTTCAGATCTTCATTCCCTTTCAAAAATG GTTTTCAATGTTCCCAATTTAAACGAGATATCCCTTGATTTCTCCTGCCAAGAGAAAGATACCACTGATCTTACTACCATGATGGATGGGCTTGGAAGAAGCTGCCCTAAATTACAAAACATTCACATTGCCTCCCTTAAACTTTCCCATTCCGTTGTCCTTTCTCTCACTGCTGCAAATTTAAG GTGCTTGCGTATGTTATCACTTGTTCTTGGATCAGAAATAACCGATGCATCTGTTGTTGCAATTTCTAAGTCATACTCAAACCTAGAATTGCTTGACCTCAGCGG GTCTAGCATAAGTGACAGTGGTATTGGGATGATATGCAATGTATTCCCTGAAACCCTAACAAGACTGCTTGTTGCTCTATGCCCTAACATCACATCAA GTGGTATCCAGTTTGCCACAGCCCAGTTGCCACTTTTGGAACTGATGGATTGTGGGATGACAATATGTGATTCAGAGTCAGACACACAACATCCAAACAATGATACAAACTCAAAAATATCACCAAACAGCAAATTGCATCTTTTATATCAGAAGTTATTTATAAAACATGCCCGTTTGAAAAAGCTCAGCCTTTGGGGTTGTTCTAGCCTTGAT TCCTTGTATCTAAGCTGCCCTAATCTCAATGATCTAAACCTGAACTCATGTAAAAATCTGAATCCAG AAAAATTAGTACTGCAATGCCCTAAACTGGAAAGTGTGCATGCTATTGGTTGTGAAGATGTATTAATCGAAGCAGTTCAAACTCAG GTTTCCAGTGATTCTGCTCCTGTTGAAGACCGATTTTCTCGCAAGAGAATGGCTGATGGTTCCAAGAGAGTTAGAATTCCATTTTCTTTTAGCCAAcag TTATTGGATGATGAGAAAATAAGTTGGAAGGTTCGAAAGAGAAGGTGCAGGGTGAGGGTGGTTGTGGAGTAA